The sequence below is a genomic window from Cicer arietinum cultivar CDC Frontier isolate Library 1 chromosome 6, Cicar.CDCFrontier_v2.0, whole genome shotgun sequence.
ATCACAACTCAGTTGTGGGGATCAAGCCAACTGTTGGACTCACTAGCAGGGCTGGTGTCATACCAATTTCACCTCGTCAAGATACTATTGGGTAGCTTCAACACTCTTTTGCTTTGCTTGCATTGATTATCTTGGAGTATATATATGATTGTTCTATACTTTCATTTTAAATGTGAGTATGTATTTTTTTGTACAGTCCAATATGTAGGACAGTCTCAGATGCAGTTCATGTGCTTGATGTAATTGTTGGGTTTGACCCTAGAGATTCTGAGGCTACAAAGTCAGCAGCTCAGTTTATACCTCCAGGTGGTTATAAGCAATTCCTCAATAAACAAGGCCTCCAAGGAAAGAAAATAGGTGTTTTGAGGGATCCATTTTTGATTCCTTATGAGGGTTCCGATGTCATTTCCATCTTTGAGGATCATCTGAATATTTTGAGGTAAAAGAATATACTTTAACACACACCCCAATTGCGCACTGATTCTCACTATCACACACTATGACACTATATTTATACAATAGacaacaaaatgaaaaaaatatatcaaattttatagtaACACTTGAAGTTGTGTCTTTTTTATTTGCAAATTCAAGAGAAAGAGGTGCAACAGTGGTGGATAATTtggaaatagaaaatttaagcATCATTCTCAACCCTTTCCAAAGTGGTGAAATGGTAACCTTACTTGCTGAATTCAAGTTGTCCATCAACAAATATCTGCAGGAGCTCATATATTCTCCTGTGAGGTCTCTAGCTGAGATCATAGAATTCAACATCAATAACCCTCATTTAGTAAGTAATGTATACTTCTAATTTTAAATGGTCACTAAGTAGCATGTGAAAGCCTCAATGtaacaataatgttaaatatttcCATTTATGTTTTCAAATTGTATCTAAACTTTTTAGTATCACTATATAAGTTTGTATCGTTTAGACTGTTGTATGGTGTAGCAACTATGAGAACGACTAGATTAATAGTCCTCATAGTTATGTCACCATACAACAGTTGTAGATGATCCAAGTTCAAGATACTTATATGACGACAAAGCTATTAATCATTTGGAAAGCATGTGATTAAAACTTTGAACAGAGCATTTTGCTGAGGTTGTCTAGGACTAGTAGTGAACTTCTTAAGGTTTTCATGTGACAGGAAAAGACTAATGAGTATGGGCaagatttatttattgcatCAGAAATGACCAATGGATTTGGAAAAAGGGAAATTGAGGCAATGAAGATGGTGGAGCAATTGTCACAAAATGGATTTGAGAAGCTGATGAAGAAGAATCGATTCGATGCATTGTTGACCATAGGCATCGATGTTGCTCCAATGCTGGCAATTGGAGGCTATCCTGCAATAACTGTCCCAGCTGGGTATGATAGTGAAGGAATGCCATTTGGGATATGTTTTGGAGGGTTAAAGGGAACAGACCCAAAACTTATTGAAATTGCTTATGACTTTGAACAAGCCACCCAGGCAAGGAATCCACCCCATCGCTTCTCATTCACATGAAGAAATTTAAGGACAGTACTTGACTTGACTCATGGTTTATGGTGATTGCACATTTGATCAATAAAAGCACTATACCATTATCagatatttaattattgttgaTGCATGTCTTTTTACCTTATTTTTTGACACCATATCATTGATCTTTATTTGATTCAACTCTCTAGTTCTCAAGAGAAAGGAACTCTAGTAATCTAGAATTCGGCCAAGATGTAAGTAAAGTTTGGTATGAATCACACGACACACaaactcatttaattaaaacaaaaagaatataaaagtTAGATGGAATACAAGGATGGAGATGATCAATCAACCAA
It includes:
- the LOC101505579 gene encoding probable amidase At4g34880; the protein is MSLVFHICFDSTNRNPRMGTIMNVCVCLVLLAVAFKGLMNANAIDKWSEFAISEATIENIQEAFTRKDLTSRQLVDFYLQRIEALNPILSAVLEINPDARDQADKADCERLEDHDRSFLHGIPVLIKDSIATFDKLNNTAGSYALLGSKVPRDAHVVSKLRDAGAIILGKTTLSEWYGVRSTAMPDAWCARAGFSLNPYVKSKSPCGSSSGSAISVATNMVAVSLGTETDGSIICPADHNSVVGIKPTVGLTSRAGVIPISPRQDTIGPICRTVSDAVHVLDVIVGFDPRDSEATKSAAQFIPPGGYKQFLNKQGLQGKKIGVLRDPFLIPYEGSDVISIFEDHLNILRERGATVVDNLEIENLSIILNPFQSGEMVTLLAEFKLSINKYLQELIYSPVRSLAEIIEFNINNPHLEKTNEYGQDLFIASEMTNGFGKREIEAMKMVEQLSQNGFEKLMKKNRFDALLTIGIDVAPMLAIGGYPAITVPAGYDSEGMPFGICFGGLKGTDPKLIEIAYDFEQATQARNPPHRFSFT